Proteins encoded by one window of Xanthomonas sp. DAR 80977:
- a CDS encoding energy transducer TonB, which yields MSTSPPSSNTGIVLRLPRRLLVIVGIAFCAGLLLFLAVWLVGRKDNDFYKPQPAQVQQDAAEIKPLPEPLPAGSGASDMPQAKPPAAEDVPKLVETAPPAPPPAADAMAPAPGGTDAAAAGTNATALAPGDRPVPLEGQPPPRYPSAALRRGDSGTVVVRVEVDASGAPAGVALVKRSGSRELDRAAMETVRRWRFRPAQQKGQAVAGSLEIPFDFKPAQ from the coding sequence ATGTCCACGTCGCCTCCGTCCTCCAACACCGGCATCGTGCTGCGCCTGCCGCGGCGCCTCCTCGTGATCGTCGGCATCGCGTTCTGCGCCGGGCTGCTGCTGTTCCTGGCGGTGTGGCTGGTCGGGCGCAAGGACAACGACTTCTACAAGCCGCAACCGGCGCAGGTGCAGCAGGATGCGGCGGAGATCAAGCCGCTGCCCGAACCGCTGCCCGCCGGCAGCGGCGCCAGCGACATGCCGCAAGCCAAGCCGCCGGCAGCGGAGGATGTGCCGAAACTGGTCGAGACCGCGCCGCCTGCTCCGCCGCCCGCCGCCGATGCGATGGCGCCGGCGCCGGGTGGCACCGACGCCGCTGCTGCGGGGACGAACGCCACCGCACTGGCGCCGGGCGATCGTCCTGTGCCGCTGGAAGGTCAGCCGCCGCCACGCTATCCATCGGCGGCCTTGCGCCGCGGCGACAGCGGCACGGTGGTGGTGCGGGTCGAGGTGGATGCCAGCGGCGCCCCCGCGGGCGTGGCCCTGGTCAAGCGCAGCGGCTCGCGCGAGCTGGATCGTGCGGCGATGGAAACCGTGCGCCGCTGGCGCTTCCGGCCGGCGCAGCAGAAGGGCCAGGCGGTCGCCGGCAGCCTCGAGATCCCATTCGATTTCAAGCCGGCTCAGTAA
- the aroA gene encoding 3-phosphoshikimate 1-carboxyvinyltransferase, producing the protein MSNAQYWIATKGSALQGTLNVPGDKSVSHRAVMFAALADGVSHIDGFLEGEDTRSTAAIFARLGVRIDTPSPSQRIVHGVGVDGLQAPQGELDCGNAGTGMRLLAGLLAAQPFDSVLVGDASLSKRPMRRVTEPLALMGARIDTDANGVPPLRIHGGQPLRGIDFASPVASAQVKSAVLLAGLYAEGVTSVQEPHPTRDYTERMLSAFGVEIAFAPGHARLRGGQRLRATDIAVPADFSSAAFFIVAASIIPGSDITLRAVGLNPRRTGLLAALRLMGADIVEHNHSEHGGEPVADLRVRYAPLRGAQIPEDVVPDMIDEFPALFVAAAAAQGQTVVTGAAELRVKESDRLAAMATGLRSLGIVVDETPDGATIHGGALGSGVIESHGDHRIAMAFAIAGQLAQGEVRINDVANVATSFPGFDSLAQGAGFGLVAAA; encoded by the coding sequence ATGAGCAACGCGCAATACTGGATCGCAACGAAGGGCTCTGCTTTGCAGGGGACGTTGAATGTGCCGGGCGACAAGTCGGTCTCGCATCGGGCGGTGATGTTCGCGGCGCTGGCCGATGGGGTCTCGCATATCGATGGGTTCCTGGAAGGCGAGGACACGCGGTCGACCGCGGCGATCTTCGCCAGGCTCGGGGTCAGGATCGACACGCCGTCGCCGTCGCAGCGGATCGTGCACGGGGTCGGCGTCGATGGGCTGCAGGCGCCGCAAGGCGAGCTGGATTGCGGCAACGCCGGGACCGGCATGCGCCTGCTCGCCGGCTTGCTGGCGGCGCAGCCGTTCGACAGCGTGCTGGTCGGCGACGCGTCGCTGTCCAAGCGGCCGATGCGCCGCGTGACCGAGCCGCTGGCGCTGATGGGCGCGCGCATCGACACCGATGCCAACGGCGTGCCGCCGCTGCGCATCCACGGCGGGCAGCCGCTGCGCGGCATCGACTTCGCCTCGCCGGTGGCCAGCGCCCAGGTCAAGTCCGCGGTGTTGCTGGCCGGGCTGTATGCCGAGGGCGTCACCTCGGTGCAGGAGCCGCATCCGACCCGCGACTACACCGAGCGCATGCTGTCCGCGTTCGGCGTGGAGATCGCGTTCGCGCCCGGCCACGCGCGCCTGCGCGGCGGCCAGCGCCTGCGCGCCACCGACATCGCGGTGCCGGCCGATTTCTCCTCGGCGGCGTTCTTCATCGTCGCCGCCAGCATCATCCCCGGCTCGGACATCACCCTGCGCGCGGTCGGCCTCAATCCGCGCCGCACCGGCCTGCTCGCCGCGCTGCGGCTGATGGGGGCGGACATCGTCGAGCACAACCACAGCGAGCACGGCGGCGAGCCGGTGGCCGACCTGCGGGTGCGCTACGCGCCGCTGCGCGGGGCGCAGATCCCGGAGGACGTGGTGCCGGACATGATCGACGAGTTCCCGGCGCTGTTCGTCGCCGCGGCTGCTGCACAGGGCCAGACCGTGGTCACCGGCGCGGCCGAACTGCGGGTCAAGGAGTCCGATCGCCTGGCGGCGATGGCCACCGGCCTGCGCAGCCTGGGCATCGTCGTCGACGAGACGCCCGATGGCGCCACCATCCATGGCGGCGCGCTGGGCAGCGGCGTGATCGAAAGCCATGGCGACCATCGCATCGCGATGGCGTTCGCGATCGCCGGGCAACTGGCCCAGGGCGAGGTGCGGATCAACGATGTCGCCAACGTGGCCACGTCGTTCCCGGGCTTCGACAGCTTGGCGCAAGGCGCCGGGTTCGGCTTGGTTGCTGCTGCCTGA
- the serS gene encoding serine--tRNA ligase, translated as MLDPVLLRQQPADLAERLRTSRGYALDVAALEALEADRKRIQVRTQELQSLRNSRSKAIGQAKAKGEDVAALMAEVAGFGDELKASEQRLDEIRAQLETLALEIPNLPQADVPAGKDEADNVEVQRWGTPRAFDFEVKDHVELGARHAWLDGETAAKLSGARFTVLRGPIARLHRALAQFMLDLHTGPHAYQETNVPVIVNADSLYGTGQLPKFEEDMFATHLGEQKRYLISTSEISLTNLVRDEIVEAERLPLRMTAHSLCFRSEAGSGGRDTRGMIRQHQFEKVELVSICRPEDSAAEHERMTRCAEVVLETLGLPYRKVLLCTGDMGFSATKTYDLEVWLPSQQTYREISSCSNCGDFQARRMQARWRNPATGKPELLHTLNGSGTAVGRAMIAVMENYQNADGSIDVPDALRPYMGGIERIG; from the coding sequence ATGCTCGATCCCGTCCTGCTCCGCCAACAGCCCGCCGACCTCGCCGAGCGCTTGCGCACCAGTCGCGGCTATGCGCTGGACGTGGCCGCCCTGGAGGCCCTGGAGGCCGACCGCAAGCGCATCCAGGTGCGCACCCAGGAGCTGCAGAGCCTGCGCAACAGCCGCTCCAAGGCGATCGGCCAGGCCAAGGCCAAGGGCGAGGACGTGGCCGCGCTGATGGCCGAGGTCGCCGGCTTCGGCGACGAGCTGAAGGCCTCCGAGCAGCGCCTGGACGAGATCCGCGCGCAGCTGGAGACGCTGGCGCTGGAGATCCCCAACCTGCCGCAGGCCGACGTGCCGGCCGGCAAGGACGAGGCCGACAACGTCGAGGTGCAGCGCTGGGGCACGCCGCGCGCGTTCGATTTCGAGGTCAAGGACCATGTGGAACTGGGCGCGCGCCATGCCTGGCTGGACGGCGAGACCGCGGCCAAGCTGTCGGGCGCGCGCTTCACCGTGCTGCGCGGCCCGATCGCGCGCCTGCACCGCGCGCTGGCGCAGTTCATGCTCGACCTGCATACCGGCCCGCACGCGTACCAGGAAACCAACGTGCCGGTGATCGTCAACGCCGACAGCCTGTACGGCACCGGCCAGTTGCCCAAGTTCGAAGAGGACATGTTCGCCACGCATTTGGGCGAGCAGAAGCGCTACCTGATCTCGACCTCGGAGATCTCGCTGACCAACCTGGTGCGCGACGAGATCGTCGAGGCCGAACGCCTGCCGCTGCGCATGACCGCGCATTCGCTGTGCTTCCGTTCCGAGGCCGGCAGCGGCGGCCGCGACACCCGCGGCATGATCCGCCAGCACCAGTTCGAGAAGGTGGAACTGGTCAGCATCTGCCGGCCCGAGGACAGCGCCGCCGAGCACGAGCGCATGACCCGCTGCGCCGAGGTGGTGCTGGAGACGCTGGGGCTGCCGTACCGCAAGGTGCTGCTGTGCACCGGCGACATGGGTTTCTCGGCGACCAAGACCTACGACCTGGAAGTCTGGCTGCCGTCGCAGCAGACCTACCGCGAGATCTCCTCGTGCTCCAACTGCGGCGATTTCCAGGCGCGGCGCATGCAGGCGCGCTGGCGCAATCCCGCCACCGGCAAGCCGGAGCTGCTGCACACGCTCAACGGCTCCGGCACCGCGGTCGGCCGCGCGATGATCGCGGTGATGGAGAACTACCAGAACGCCGACGGCTCGATCGACGTGCCCGACGCGCTGCGTCCGTACATGGGCGGCATCGAGCGCATCGGTTGA
- a CDS encoding LysR family transcriptional regulator, giving the protein MHDLNDLYYFAMVVDHGGFAAAERALGIPKSRLSRRISQLETDLGVRLLQRSTRRFAVTDLGMSVHRHAQTMLAEAQAAREVVDRLSAEPRGLVRVSVPVSLAQMQLPKLLPMFLDQYPKVRLQLNISNRRVDIINEGYDVALRVRSRLDDDGSLVMRSFGQVQELLVASPKYLDRAGRPKDPEELTSHVTLSISEDEARQRWELHGPAGEVRRVDLQPRVAGFDFPLLQSMVKDGFGITLLPETVCADAVRNGELEVVLPEWSLPQGICHAVFASRRGLLPAVRVFIDFLAEHLPRQIEASRLDCSGCPERIKVKHSTLGAMAVEAG; this is encoded by the coding sequence ATGCACGATCTCAACGACCTGTACTACTTCGCGATGGTGGTCGACCACGGCGGTTTCGCCGCGGCCGAGCGTGCCCTGGGCATCCCCAAGTCGCGCCTGAGCCGCCGCATCAGCCAACTGGAAACCGACCTGGGCGTGCGCCTGCTGCAGCGCTCCACGCGCCGCTTCGCGGTCACCGACCTGGGCATGAGCGTGCATCGCCACGCGCAGACGATGCTGGCCGAGGCGCAGGCGGCGCGCGAGGTGGTGGACCGGCTCAGCGCCGAGCCGCGCGGCCTGGTACGGGTCAGCGTGCCGGTGTCGCTGGCGCAGATGCAATTGCCCAAGCTGCTGCCGATGTTCCTCGACCAGTACCCCAAGGTGCGCTTGCAGTTGAACATCAGCAACCGCCGCGTGGACATCATCAACGAAGGCTACGACGTCGCGCTGCGCGTGCGCTCGCGCCTGGACGACGACGGCAGCCTGGTGATGCGCAGCTTCGGCCAGGTGCAGGAACTGCTGGTCGCCAGCCCGAAGTACCTCGACCGTGCCGGCCGTCCCAAGGATCCGGAAGAACTGACCTCGCACGTGACCCTGAGCATCAGCGAGGACGAGGCGCGGCAACGCTGGGAACTGCACGGACCGGCCGGCGAAGTACGCCGCGTCGACCTGCAGCCGCGCGTGGCCGGCTTCGATTTCCCGCTGCTGCAGTCGATGGTCAAGGACGGCTTCGGCATCACCCTGCTGCCGGAGACGGTCTGCGCCGACGCCGTGCGCAACGGCGAACTGGAAGTGGTGCTGCCGGAATGGTCGCTGCCGCAGGGCATCTGCCACGCCGTGTTCGCTTCGCGCCGCGGCCTGCTGCCGGCGGTGCGGGTGTTCATCGACTTCCTCGCCGAGCACCTGCCGCGCCAGATCGAGGCCTCGCGCCTGGACTGCAGCGGCTGCCCGGAGCGGATCAAGGTCAAGCACTCGACCCTGGGCGCGATGGCGGTCGAGGCCGGCTGA